Proteins encoded in a region of the Flavobacterium sp. PMTSA4 genome:
- a CDS encoding porin family protein, translated as MKKIIFIFSLFIVVTSVAQVKDSTQVERDFDAVDSLYREDQFYFSVSYCLMQNKPDGFKQSKFSPGISLGFLRDMPINKNRTLAFAVGIGYTFSSYNQNIAITPNGDNYDYQIIPSDITFSKDKFLFHTIDLPIEFRWRNSTPESIKFWRVYTGFKLSYLFYDEYKLETSSGNLKISNNKDLNPLQYGVYLSAGWNTVNIYAYYGLNSFFKSDTKIEGKSLDVNSLKFGLMFYIL; from the coding sequence ATGAAAAAAATAATCTTCATTTTTTCTTTATTTATCGTTGTAACAAGTGTTGCTCAGGTTAAGGATTCAACACAAGTAGAAAGAGATTTTGATGCTGTTGATTCATTATATCGTGAAGATCAATTTTATTTTAGTGTTTCCTATTGTTTGATGCAAAATAAACCTGATGGTTTCAAACAAAGCAAATTTTCTCCAGGTATTTCTTTGGGTTTTTTGAGAGATATGCCAATTAATAAAAACAGAACTTTAGCTTTTGCGGTAGGAATTGGGTATACTTTCAGTTCTTATAATCAAAACATTGCAATTACTCCAAATGGGGATAATTATGATTATCAAATAATTCCAAGTGATATAACTTTTTCTAAAGATAAGTTTCTGTTTCACACTATTGATTTGCCTATTGAGTTTAGATGGCGCAATTCAACACCAGAAAGTATTAAATTTTGGCGCGTTTACACTGGTTTCAAACTAAGTTATTTGTTTTATGATGAATATAAATTAGAAACTTCGTCTGGAAACTTGAAAATTTCAAATAATAAAGATTTGAATCCTTTGCAGTATGGAGTTTATCTTTCAGCGGGTTGGAATACTGTAAACATTTATGCCTATTATGGCTTGAATTCTTTTTTTAAATCGGATACAAAAATTGAAGGTAAATCTCTTGATGTAAATAGTCTAAAATTTGGTTTGATGTTTTACATCTTATAA
- a CDS encoding 1-acyl-sn-glycerol-3-phosphate acyltransferase, producing the protein MTKFDAIRPFYDTEVNEAIHSCINNPMMKAIMAFTFPEVDEQVWKEQLKRTHSIRDFQCNFIYQSVKKVLEKSSEGLTTSGFEKLEKNTAYLFISNHRDIILDTSLLNVCLFDHGLVMTASAIGDNLVQKDFLKTLSRLNRNFLVQRGLSPRELLESSKLMSEYIGQLLLRENRSVWIAQREGRTKDGNDATHSGVLKMLAMGSGEYSMMDYFKRIKIVPVSISYEYDPTDALKMPQLMAAANAEKYIKEKNEDFITLLSGIIGQKKRIHIHVGDVLEKELDVIEQEFDNNNKQIQALAQTIDDSILQSYKLWPTNYIAYDLLHKTNTYSNCYTEAEKSLFERRLEMRIDEKNAQMVESFLAMYANPVVNKMKYENAI; encoded by the coding sequence ATGACCAAATTTGACGCCATTAGACCTTTTTATGATACAGAAGTAAATGAAGCCATTCATTCGTGTATTAATAATCCAATGATGAAGGCAATTATGGCTTTTACATTTCCTGAGGTTGACGAACAAGTATGGAAAGAACAACTAAAAAGAACACATTCAATTAGAGATTTTCAGTGTAATTTTATTTATCAATCGGTTAAAAAAGTTCTCGAAAAATCATCTGAAGGATTAACTACTTCTGGATTCGAAAAATTAGAAAAAAACACAGCCTATCTTTTTATATCAAACCATCGAGATATCATTTTAGACACATCATTATTAAATGTGTGTTTGTTTGATCATGGTTTAGTAATGACCGCTTCAGCAATTGGAGATAATCTTGTTCAAAAAGATTTTTTGAAAACATTATCTCGATTGAATAGAAATTTTTTGGTTCAAAGAGGTTTATCTCCAAGAGAATTATTAGAAAGTTCAAAATTGATGTCGGAATACATAGGGCAATTGCTGCTAAGAGAAAACCGCTCCGTTTGGATAGCACAACGTGAAGGAAGAACCAAAGACGGAAATGACGCTACACATTCAGGAGTTTTAAAAATGCTTGCAATGGGTTCAGGTGAATACTCAATGATGGATTATTTTAAGAGAATTAAAATTGTTCCTGTTTCGATATCGTATGAATATGATCCAACTGATGCTTTGAAAATGCCACAATTAATGGCAGCAGCAAATGCTGAAAAATACATCAAAGAGAAGAATGAAGATTTCATTACTTTATTGAGTGGAATAATTGGTCAAAAAAAGAGAATTCATATTCATGTTGGAGATGTTTTGGAAAAAGAATTAGATGTAATTGAACAAGAATTTGACAATAACAATAAGCAAATACAAGCTTTAGCGCAAACAATAGATGACTCAATATTACAAAGTTATAAGTTGTGGCCAACCAATTATATTGCCTACGATTTGTTACATAAAACCAATACGTATTCAAATTGTTACACTGAAGCTGAAAAATCTTTATTTGAACGAAGATTAGAAATGCGTATTGATGAAAAAAATGCTCAAATGGTTGAAAGCTTTCTAGCCATGTATGCTAATCCGGTAGTCAATAAAATGAAATACGAGAATGCAATCTAA
- the rpoN gene encoding RNA polymerase factor sigma-54 yields the protein MLKQFLNLKLSQKLSPQQIQLMKLIQLPTQAFEQRLKEELIENPALESGSDTEEIYEADEFDAQDEFDGNETIEADEINIDEYLSDDETPDYKLQANNYSDDDEERSSPLAAQVSFHQDLINQLNTFILPDNEREIAEFLVGSIDDDGYLRRTISDVVDDLAFTQGIYTDEKTVEKILHIIQDLDPAGVGARDLQECLLLQLKHKTPTEYVDLAIDILENQFEPFTKKHYEKLLQKYEISQDQLRKAIDEIEKLNPKPGGSFGSNTRMVEQIVPDFTIRIVDGELELTLNGRNAPSLHVSKDYQEMMQTYKDSRDKSNSQKDAVQFIKQKLDSAKWFIDAIRQRQETLYVTMNAIMHFQQEYFLDGEETSLKPMILKDIADLVGLDISTVSRVANSKYVDTPYGTKLIKDYFSESMKNDQGEDVSTLEIKKILQTVIEEEDKSKPLPDDQLAEILKEKGYPIARRTIAKYRDLLDIPVARMRKKI from the coding sequence ATGTTAAAGCAGTTTTTAAATTTAAAATTATCACAAAAATTATCTCCTCAACAAATTCAGTTGATGAAGTTGATTCAATTGCCTACGCAAGCATTTGAACAAAGATTGAAAGAGGAATTAATTGAAAATCCTGCATTAGAAAGCGGAAGTGATACTGAAGAAATTTATGAAGCTGATGAGTTTGATGCTCAAGATGAGTTTGACGGAAACGAAACCATCGAAGCAGACGAAATCAATATTGATGAGTATTTAAGCGATGATGAAACACCTGATTATAAACTACAAGCCAACAACTATAGTGATGACGATGAAGAAAGAAGTTCACCATTGGCTGCGCAAGTTAGTTTTCACCAAGATTTAATCAATCAATTAAATACTTTTATTTTACCCGATAACGAAAGAGAAATTGCTGAATTTTTAGTTGGAAGCATTGATGATGATGGTTATTTAAGAAGAACTATTTCAGATGTTGTTGATGATTTGGCATTTACGCAAGGAATTTATACTGACGAAAAGACGGTAGAAAAAATTCTTCACATTATTCAAGATTTAGATCCAGCTGGTGTTGGTGCAAGAGATTTACAAGAATGTCTTTTGTTACAATTAAAACACAAAACGCCTACTGAATATGTTGATTTAGCAATAGATATTTTAGAAAATCAATTTGAGCCTTTCACCAAAAAGCATTACGAAAAATTATTGCAGAAATATGAAATTTCACAAGATCAACTTAGAAAGGCAATTGATGAAATTGAAAAACTAAATCCAAAACCAGGCGGTTCTTTTGGAAGTAATACTAGAATGGTAGAACAAATCGTTCCCGATTTTACCATTAGAATCGTTGATGGTGAATTAGAATTAACCCTAAACGGAAGAAATGCTCCATCATTGCACGTTTCTAAAGATTATCAGGAAATGATGCAAACCTATAAAGATTCTAGAGATAAATCGAATTCGCAAAAAGACGCGGTTCAATTTATCAAGCAAAAATTAGACTCTGCAAAATGGTTTATTGATGCGATTCGACAACGTCAAGAAACTTTATATGTGACAATGAATGCCATTATGCATTTTCAACAAGAATATTTTCTTGATGGAGAAGAAACGAGTCTGAAACCAATGATTTTAAAAGATATTGCCGATTTAGTTGGTTTAGATATTTCTACAGTTTCACGTGTTGCCAATAGTAAATATGTTGATACACCTTATGGGACAAAATTGATTAAAGATTATTTTTCTGAATCAATGAAAAATGACCAAGGTGAAGATGTGTCAACCTTAGAAATCAAAAAAATTCTTCAAACTGTTATTGAAGAAGAAGACAAAAGCAAACCTTTACCTGATGATCAATTGGCTGAAATTTTAAAAGAAAAAGGTTATCCAATTGCGCGAAGAACAATTGCAAAATACAGAGATTTACTCGATATTCCAGTTGCTCGAATGAGAAAGAAAATTTAA
- the asnS gene encoding asparagine--tRNA ligase produces the protein MKHSKVKDLLNDSRKDYEVTVKGWVRTFRNNQFIALNDGSTLHNLQCVVDFENTAEETLKRINTGTALSITGNLVESKGAGQKYEIQVTQLEILGDCDAEKFPMQPKKHSLEFLRENAHLRVRTNAFGAIMRVRSVLAHAVHTYFQERGFVYVNTPVITGADAEGAGEMFQVTSLPLDNLPKNEEGNIDYKKDFFGKHTNLTVSGQLEAETFAMALGQVYTFGPTFRAENSNTSRHLAEFWMIEPEVAFNDLDANMDLAEDFIKFVIQYTMDKCGDDLKFLETRLADEEKSKPQAERSEMSLLEKLNFVIENNFKRVSYTEAIDILRNSTPNKKKKFQYLIEDWGADLQSEHERFLVEKHFKCPVILFDYPANIKAFYMRLNDNTEPEKETVRAMDILFPGIGEIVGGSQREERYDVLVEKMKKLGIDEEELWWYLDTRRFGSAVHSGFGLGFERLVLFVTGMTNIRDVIPFPRTPQNAEF, from the coding sequence ATGAAGCATTCAAAAGTTAAAGACTTACTAAACGACTCACGAAAAGACTATGAAGTTACTGTAAAAGGTTGGGTTAGAACTTTTAGAAACAATCAATTTATTGCTTTGAACGATGGTTCAACGCTACATAATCTTCAATGTGTTGTTGACTTTGAAAACACTGCTGAGGAAACTTTAAAAAGAATAAATACCGGAACTGCTCTTTCTATCACAGGAAATTTGGTGGAAAGCAAAGGTGCAGGACAAAAATATGAAATTCAAGTAACGCAGCTTGAAATTCTTGGCGATTGTGATGCTGAAAAATTTCCAATGCAACCAAAGAAACATTCATTAGAATTTCTGAGAGAAAATGCACATTTACGTGTTAGAACAAATGCTTTTGGAGCAATTATGCGTGTTCGTTCGGTTTTAGCTCATGCTGTTCACACATATTTTCAAGAAAGAGGTTTTGTTTATGTAAATACACCTGTAATTACTGGTGCAGATGCTGAAGGTGCAGGCGAAATGTTTCAAGTAACTTCATTGCCATTGGATAATTTGCCAAAAAATGAAGAAGGAAATATCGATTACAAAAAAGATTTCTTCGGAAAACATACCAACTTAACAGTTTCTGGGCAATTAGAAGCGGAAACTTTTGCTATGGCATTAGGTCAAGTCTATACTTTTGGACCAACTTTCCGTGCAGAAAATTCGAATACTTCACGTCATTTAGCTGAATTTTGGATGATTGAACCCGAAGTTGCATTTAATGATTTGGATGCTAACATGGATTTGGCGGAAGATTTTATCAAGTTTGTGATTCAATATACAATGGATAAATGCGGAGATGATTTAAAATTTTTAGAAACTCGCCTAGCCGACGAAGAAAAATCAAAACCACAAGCGGAAAGAAGCGAAATGAGTTTGTTAGAAAAGCTTAACTTTGTAATAGAGAACAATTTCAAACGCGTTTCATATACTGAAGCAATTGATATTTTAAGAAATTCAACACCTAATAAAAAGAAAAAATTCCAATATTTAATTGAAGATTGGGGTGCCGATTTACAAAGTGAACACGAACGTTTTTTGGTTGAAAAACATTTTAAATGTCCTGTAATTTTGTTCGATTATCCAGCCAATATCAAAGCATTCTATATGCGTTTAAACGATAACACCGAGCCAGAAAAAGAAACCGTTCGTGCAATGGATATACTTTTCCCAGGAATTGGAGAAATTGTTGGAGGTTCGCAAAGAGAAGAACGATACGATGTTTTGGTAGAAAAAATGAAGAAATTAGGTATCGATGAAGAAGAACTTTGGTGGTATTTAGACACAAGAAGATTTGGTTCGGCAGTTCATTCTGGTTTTGGATTAGGTTTTGAACGATTAGTTCTTTTTGTGACTGGAATGACTAACATTAGAGATGTAATTCCTTTCCCAAGAACCCCACAAAACGCAGAATTTTAA
- a CDS encoding asparaginase, with protein sequence MQSKPNILLIYTGGTIGMMKDFETGALKAFNFKKLLQKIPELKQLDCNIETISFKNPIDSSNMNPNEWIKLVEIIEENYTIYDGFVILHGSDTMSYSASALSFMLENLNKPVVFTGSQLPIGDLRTDAKENLITAIQIASSRQKGKPIIQEVCLYFEYKLYRGNRTTKISAEHFNAFTSPNFPPLAESGVHLNFNYIEQKKNSKKLIVHKKLDDNVVIVKLFPGISEAVLSSIIETPNLKAIVLETYGSGNAPTEKWFIDLLKKGIKKGLCFVNVTQCSGGSVNMGQYETSTQLKKIGMISGKDITTEAAITKLMYLLGQNVASSVFKTIFETSLRGEMQ encoded by the coding sequence ATGCAATCTAAACCTAACATACTACTGATTTATACTGGTGGAACGATTGGTATGATGAAAGATTTTGAAACGGGTGCTTTGAAAGCATTTAATTTCAAAAAGTTGCTACAAAAAATACCAGAACTTAAACAATTGGATTGCAATATTGAAACAATATCTTTTAAAAACCCAATTGACTCTTCCAATATGAATCCAAACGAATGGATTAAATTAGTAGAAATAATAGAAGAAAATTATACAATCTATGATGGTTTTGTAATTCTTCACGGTTCAGATACAATGTCTTATTCGGCATCTGCATTGAGTTTCATGTTAGAAAATTTGAATAAACCAGTAGTTTTTACGGGTTCACAATTGCCAATTGGAGATTTGCGTACAGACGCCAAAGAAAATTTAATTACAGCCATTCAAATTGCTTCATCAAGACAAAAAGGTAAGCCAATTATTCAAGAAGTGTGTTTATATTTTGAATATAAATTATACAGAGGAAATAGAACAACCAAAATAAGTGCTGAACATTTTAATGCTTTTACATCGCCAAATTTTCCTCCTTTAGCCGAATCGGGTGTTCATCTGAATTTCAATTATATCGAACAGAAAAAGAATTCTAAAAAATTAATAGTTCACAAAAAGCTTGATGATAATGTGGTAATTGTTAAACTTTTTCCAGGTATCAGCGAAGCTGTTTTATCGTCAATTATTGAAACTCCAAATTTAAAAGCAATTGTATTAGAAACCTATGGTTCTGGTAATGCGCCAACCGAAAAGTGGTTTATAGATTTATTGAAAAAAGGAATTAAAAAAGGGTTGTGTTTTGTAAATGTTACACAATGTTCAGGTGGAAGCGTAAACATGGGACAATATGAAACGAGTACTCAATTAAAAAAAATCGGAATGATTTCAGGAAAAGACATTACAACTGAAGCTGCAATTACAAAATTAATGTACTTGCTAGGTCAAAATGTTGCTTCTTCTGTTTTCAAAACTATTTTCGAAACATCGTTAAGAGGCGAAATGCAATAA
- a CDS encoding cation:proton antiporter domain-containing protein: MIGSIVITICALLLLAYFFDLTSSRTKIPSIILLLVLGWFVKQITEILHINIPSLEVALPVLGNLGLILIVLEGSLELELKKENYPIIAKSAIIALLPMVVMSFGIAYAFYYFDPLLSYKSALANAIPLGVISSSVAISSVKNLNPTNKEIITYESSMSDVLGVIFFNFVTLNPTIEASTFGYFFLDLVIILVVSFVATIGLAFLLSKIKHHVKFAPIIILLIMIYFISKLYHLPALVFILLFGLLIGNLDEMKNLKFVQRFHPEILNKEVQKFKELNIEFTFLIRTLFFILFGYLIKTSEVLNTDTILWAIGITAFIFILRAIFLKVVRLPLKPLFFIAPRGLITILLFLTIPLTQRSQFMNNSLIIQVILLTVIVMMVGLMFNKKEKLES, encoded by the coding sequence ATGATTGGCTCTATTGTAATAACTATTTGTGCACTTTTATTGTTGGCATATTTCTTTGATTTAACATCATCAAGGACAAAAATTCCCTCAATAATATTGCTACTGGTTTTAGGCTGGTTTGTAAAACAAATAACTGAAATTCTTCATATTAATATTCCAAGCCTTGAAGTTGCTTTACCAGTTTTAGGCAATCTTGGATTGATACTTATCGTTTTAGAAGGTTCACTAGAGTTAGAATTAAAAAAAGAAAACTATCCAATAATTGCAAAATCGGCTATCATTGCATTATTACCAATGGTCGTTATGAGTTTTGGGATAGCGTACGCATTTTATTATTTTGACCCATTGTTATCGTATAAATCTGCATTAGCTAATGCAATTCCGTTAGGAGTAATTAGTAGTTCTGTTGCAATTTCGAGTGTAAAAAACTTAAATCCAACCAACAAAGAAATTATTACTTACGAAAGTAGTATGTCTGATGTTTTAGGTGTGATTTTCTTTAATTTTGTGACTTTAAATCCCACAATTGAAGCATCAACATTTGGGTACTTTTTTCTTGATTTGGTAATAATTTTAGTTGTGTCATTTGTTGCTACCATTGGATTGGCTTTCTTATTAAGCAAAATAAAACATCATGTAAAATTTGCGCCAATCATCATTTTATTGATTATGATTTACTTCATTTCAAAATTATATCATCTACCTGCATTGGTATTTATACTTTTATTTGGTTTGTTGATTGGAAATTTAGATGAAATGAAAAATTTGAAATTTGTTCAACGATTTCATCCAGAAATTTTAAATAAAGAAGTTCAAAAATTTAAAGAGTTGAATATCGAGTTTACTTTTCTAATTAGAACATTGTTTTTTATTCTTTTTGGTTATTTAATCAAAACTTCAGAAGTATTGAATACTGATACTATTCTTTGGGCAATTGGTATTACGGCTTTTATTTTCATACTTAGAGCAATTTTCTTGAAAGTGGTTCGATTACCATTAAAGCCTTTATTTTTTATTGCTCCTAGAGGTTTAATTACGATACTTTTATTTCTAACCATACCATTGACTCAAAGAAGTCAGTTTATGAATAATTCTTTAATTATACAGGTAATTTTGTTAACTGTAATAGTAATGATGGTTGGTTTGATGTTCAACAAAAAGGAAAAATTAGAATCCTAA
- a CDS encoding efflux RND transporter permease subunit: protein MKKKIKVGFWEFIAGIVLRRRITILAIIAVFTIFLALQWKNIHFTYTEANLLPDDHEVNLEYNAFLKEFGEEGNLIVIGSKDEKLFTPKVFENWTKLMSDLNKQSEIDLIVSVDNIKRLQKNDSLQTFELVPFIDQKKSKDEKYLQAVKKELFTKTPFYDGLLYNKSGTIRSALYLDKKIVNTPQRKDFILNTFIPKIEAFKKENNIDLKVSGMPYIRTLNAKNILNEISLFIGAALFITSLIFYLFFRSHRATLISVLIVVIGVMWTFGFIGLFNYEITILTGLIPSLVIVIGIPNCIFLTNKYQQEYATHGNKARALQRVITKVGTATLLTNLTTAAGFGTFMITNSQLLKEFGLIASINIVALFFLCLILIPIYYSYQPVPKAKHLEHLNREYTQKFMNWISKNVRYNRTKVYIVAVSLFVISFIGALQIKTSGSLTEDMPKKAPFFKDIQFFEKEFNGVMPLEITIDTKRKKGVMKSSTLRKIDELEKTIIKIPELSKPISIVSLVKYSKQAFYNGNPEYYELPTAQEKSFVLSYAKNASKNTDKDIMKSYVSSDGQIARITTFMKDIDTGNMSKVEDELWKKINEIFPPDQYKVSLTGKALVFEKGTKYLLNNLVTSLLFAVLLISLLMIFMFRSFKMVVVSLIPNLLPLIITAGLMGYFGIPLKPSTILIFSIAFGLSVDDTIHFLAQYRQELTKHNWKIKKSVFATLKESGMSMFYTSVVLFSGFSIFMLSSFGGTVALGGLIAVTLLFGMLSNLMLLPCLVLTLNKRLANEQEFIQPKIDILEHEDSEENTSN, encoded by the coding sequence ATGAAAAAGAAAATAAAAGTAGGTTTTTGGGAATTTATCGCAGGAATTGTACTTAGAAGAAGAATAACTATACTCGCAATAATTGCTGTTTTTACCATTTTTTTAGCACTTCAATGGAAAAACATCCATTTTACTTATACTGAAGCCAATCTTTTACCCGATGACCATGAAGTAAATTTAGAATACAATGCTTTCTTAAAAGAATTTGGTGAAGAAGGAAATTTAATTGTCATAGGCTCAAAAGACGAAAAATTATTTACTCCAAAAGTTTTCGAAAATTGGACAAAATTGATGTCTGATTTAAACAAACAATCTGAAATCGACTTAATTGTTTCTGTAGATAATATCAAAAGACTTCAAAAAAATGATAGTTTACAAACTTTTGAATTGGTTCCGTTTATTGACCAAAAAAAGTCAAAAGATGAAAAATATTTACAAGCTGTAAAAAAAGAACTTTTCACAAAAACTCCTTTCTATGACGGGTTGTTATACAACAAAAGTGGAACCATTCGTTCAGCTCTTTATTTAGACAAAAAAATTGTAAATACTCCACAAAGAAAAGATTTCATTCTTAATACATTTATTCCAAAAATTGAAGCTTTTAAAAAGGAAAACAACATTGATTTAAAAGTTTCCGGAATGCCGTACATTAGAACGCTCAATGCTAAAAATATTTTGAATGAAATAAGCTTGTTTATTGGCGCAGCGCTTTTCATAACATCATTAATTTTCTACTTATTTTTCCGTTCGCATCGAGCTACTTTAATTTCGGTATTAATTGTTGTTATTGGTGTAATGTGGACTTTTGGATTCATTGGTTTATTCAATTATGAAATCACTATACTAACAGGTTTAATTCCGTCATTAGTAATAGTCATCGGAATTCCGAATTGTATTTTTCTAACTAATAAATACCAGCAAGAATATGCTACACATGGCAATAAAGCTCGTGCTTTACAACGTGTGATTACTAAAGTTGGAACTGCTACTTTGTTGACTAATTTGACAACAGCAGCTGGTTTTGGAACGTTCATGATTACAAATAGTCAACTATTAAAAGAATTTGGACTTATTGCTTCAATAAATATTGTTGCCTTGTTCTTCTTATGCCTTATTTTAATTCCGATTTACTATAGTTATCAACCAGTTCCAAAAGCAAAACATTTGGAACATTTGAATAGAGAATACACTCAAAAATTCATGAATTGGATTTCAAAAAATGTTAGATACAACCGAACCAAAGTTTATATTGTTGCTGTTTCTTTATTTGTAATTAGTTTTATTGGTGCATTACAAATAAAAACTTCGGGAAGTTTAACCGAAGACATGCCTAAAAAAGCACCTTTTTTTAAAGACATTCAGTTTTTTGAAAAAGAATTTAATGGTGTAATGCCTTTAGAAATAACTATTGACACCAAGCGAAAAAAAGGTGTCATGAAATCATCAACACTTAGAAAAATTGATGAATTAGAAAAAACAATTATCAAAATTCCTGAACTTTCTAAACCTATTTCAATTGTCAGTTTGGTTAAATATTCTAAACAAGCATTTTATAATGGAAATCCAGAATATTATGAATTGCCAACCGCTCAAGAAAAAAGTTTTGTGTTGAGTTATGCAAAAAATGCTAGTAAAAATACCGACAAAGACATTATGAAAAGCTATGTTAGTTCTGATGGTCAAATTGCGCGTATTACTACTTTTATGAAAGATATCGATACTGGAAACATGTCTAAAGTAGAAGACGAACTTTGGAAAAAAATAAACGAAATTTTCCCTCCAGATCAATACAAAGTTAGTCTAACTGGAAAAGCGTTGGTTTTTGAAAAAGGAACTAAATACTTATTAAACAACTTAGTAACTTCGCTATTATTTGCGGTTTTATTAATTTCATTATTAATGATTTTTATGTTTCGCTCATTCAAAATGGTTGTCGTTTCTTTAATTCCAAACTTATTACCATTGATAATAACTGCAGGATTAATGGGTTATTTCGGCATACCTTTAAAACCATCAACGATACTAATTTTTAGTATTGCCTTTGGACTTTCAGTTGATGATACTATCCATTTCTTGGCACAATACCGTCAAGAATTAACCAAACACAATTGGAAAATTAAAAAGTCAGTTTTTGCCACATTAAAAGAATCAGGAATGAGTATGTTTTATACTTCAGTAGTTCTGTTTTCTGGATTTTCAATCTTTATGTTATCAAGTTTTGGTGGAACGGTTGCTCTTGGTGGTTTGATTGCTGTAACCTTGCTTTTTGGAATGTTATCAAACCTGATGCTATTGCCATGTTTGGTTTTAACATTAAACAAAAGATTGGCGAACGAACAAGAATTTATTCAACCAAAAATTGATATTTTGGAACACGAAGACAGCGAAGAAAACACTTCCAATTAA